Proteins encoded within one genomic window of Thioploca ingrica:
- a CDS encoding general secretion pathway protein, ATPase, with amino-acid sequence MYYEHFGLNYPPFKITPDTQLFYPGGDRGLVLEALVYAVETGEGIIKVVGEVGSGKTMLCRMLEEKLSTRVEIVYLANPRLSPDMILHAIALEMRLPVTPQCNRLQVMHALQTRLLEKHADNQQVVIFIEEAQEMPLETLEEIRLLSNLETTRNKLLQIVLFGQPELDSNLAVTHIRQLKERITHRFYLQALSREDIKNYLHFRMQAVGYRGPPVFSPAAVRILAQVSKGLMRRINILADKALLAAFAQNEYQVKTQHIRLAARDSGFKLPLLSNRWVGVGLLALITSFILIVGWRFYQPLLGNSAVNETILPLISPTEPALTANSLLQQRIQATQQWLSSVAQQHYSIQVMQTPVENTPGLTQWLHKPEIQPLLPNLYLYQVDRNGQLIWEILYADFVDINSAMAAIATLPDILRNNKPFLRKVASLKWEGVTAKVR; translated from the coding sequence ATGTACTATGAACATTTCGGTTTAAATTACCCACCCTTTAAAATCACTCCCGATACGCAGCTATTTTACCCTGGTGGCGATCGTGGCTTAGTATTGGAAGCCTTAGTTTATGCTGTTGAAACTGGAGAAGGCATTATCAAAGTGGTTGGCGAAGTCGGTAGTGGCAAAACGATGTTATGTCGGATGCTAGAAGAGAAATTATCAACCCGGGTAGAAATCGTTTATTTAGCCAATCCACGATTATCCCCGGATATGATTCTACATGCGATTGCTCTAGAAATGCGCCTACCGGTTACACCCCAATGTAATCGTCTTCAAGTCATGCACGCTCTACAGACACGATTATTAGAGAAACATGCTGATAATCAACAAGTCGTTATCTTTATCGAAGAAGCTCAGGAAATGCCACTGGAAACATTAGAAGAAATTCGCTTACTGAGTAATTTAGAAACGACTCGCAATAAATTATTACAAATTGTGTTATTTGGACAACCAGAACTGGATAGCAATTTAGCGGTGACTCATATTCGTCAATTGAAAGAAAGAATTACGCATCGGTTTTATTTACAAGCATTAAGTCGAGAAGATATTAAAAATTATTTACACTTTCGGATGCAAGCGGTGGGTTATCGCGGCCCACCGGTGTTTTCTCCCGCTGCCGTTCGCATACTTGCTCAAGTTTCTAAAGGCTTAATGCGCCGGATTAATATCTTAGCGGATAAAGCGCTACTAGCCGCTTTTGCTCAGAACGAGTATCAAGTAAAAACGCAACATATTCGTTTGGCAGCGCGGGATAGTGGCTTTAAGTTGCCTTTATTATCTAATCGGTGGGTTGGGGTTGGCTTATTGGCTTTGATCACCAGTTTTATCTTGATAGTGGGATGGCGATTTTATCAGCCGCTGCTTGGAAATAGCGCAGTTAATGAGACTATTTTGCCTTTGATTTCTCCAACTGAGCCGGCGCTGACAGCCAATTCACTGTTACAACAACGGATTCAAGCGACCCAGCAATGGTTAAGTTCAGTGGCTCAACAACATTATAGTATTCAAGTGATGCAAACGCCGGTAGAAAATACGCCGGGTTTAACTCAATGGTTACATAAGCCCGAAATTCAACCTTTACTACCTAACCTGTATCTTTATCAAGTCGACCGTAATGGGCAACTCATTTGGGAAATCTTGTATGCTGATTTCGTTGATATCAATAGTGCAATGGCTGCGATTGCAACGCTGCCGGATATTTTACGCAATAATAAACCTTTCTTGCGTAAAGTAGCGAGTTTAAAATGGGAAGGGGTAACTGCTAAGGTAAGGTAA
- a CDS encoding Fis family transcriptional regulator has translation MADLPSLLLVDDDPLISESLAFVLKDTFSVYVVATREETKRLLYTLPVLPNLALIDLGLPPNPHSPEEGFTLVSELLTFNPSIKILILSGQDTQENVRHALTLGAVDFIPKPCNMELLKTRLKHQLMILEAEQHKPQAKQKACGLIGQSMVMETLRAQIQQFANSPFSVLIQGESGTGKELVAQCLHTQSQRAEAPCLIVNCAAFTTELLEAQLFGHSKGAFTGANTARSGFFEEASYGSLILDEIGEMPLPLQSKLLRVLENGEYYRLGETKVRQSQARIIAASNRDLRGEVLAGQFRGDLYHRLSVLTIKVPPVCERDDDKFLLLKHFQDFYAEMGTLFQLDTSARQNWKEYNFPGNVRELRNIVIRLGAKYPNQLVTRTQLEEELETNLNTKQFTSTDTDSDQAIVRQLNKGGFSLDDVLLDWERRYINAALKMSQGNLSQAARILGINRTTLYSKMQRLSKSGSN, from the coding sequence ATGGCTGACCTGCCGAGTTTATTATTAGTTGATGATGATCCTTTAATCAGTGAATCGTTAGCTTTTGTTTTAAAAGATACCTTTTCCGTTTATGTCGTGGCTACCCGTGAGGAAACTAAACGTCTGCTTTACACCTTACCGGTGTTGCCTAATTTAGCCTTGATTGACTTGGGATTACCGCCCAATCCACATAGTCCAGAAGAAGGTTTCACTCTCGTTTCGGAACTACTGACTTTTAATCCATCTATCAAGATTCTCATTTTATCCGGTCAAGATACTCAAGAAAATGTCCGCCATGCTTTAACCTTAGGTGCGGTCGATTTTATTCCCAAACCCTGTAACATGGAATTGCTCAAAACGCGATTAAAACATCAACTGATGATTTTAGAAGCCGAACAGCATAAGCCGCAAGCTAAACAAAAAGCCTGTGGATTGATTGGACAAAGTATGGTTATGGAAACCCTACGTGCTCAAATTCAACAATTTGCTAATTCACCTTTCTCCGTTCTGATTCAAGGTGAATCGGGTACGGGTAAAGAACTCGTCGCGCAATGTTTACATACCCAAAGTCAACGTGCCGAAGCCCCCTGTTTAATTGTCAATTGCGCCGCTTTCACTACTGAACTTCTGGAAGCTCAATTATTTGGTCATTCTAAAGGTGCCTTTACCGGTGCTAATACCGCCCGTTCCGGCTTTTTTGAGGAAGCCAGTTACGGTAGCTTAATCCTCGACGAAATTGGTGAAATGCCACTACCACTGCAATCGAAATTACTCCGCGTTTTAGAAAATGGGGAATACTATCGGCTCGGAGAAACTAAAGTTCGTCAATCTCAAGCGCGGATTATCGCCGCCAGTAATCGTGATTTACGTGGAGAAGTTTTAGCCGGACAATTTCGCGGTGATTTATACCACCGTCTTAGTGTCTTAACGATTAAAGTTCCACCTGTCTGTGAACGCGATGATGATAAATTTTTACTCTTGAAGCACTTCCAAGATTTTTATGCAGAAATGGGTACCCTTTTCCAGCTAGATACTTCGGCTCGGCAAAATTGGAAAGAATATAACTTCCCTGGTAATGTCCGGGAACTACGCAACATTGTCATTCGGCTGGGCGCGAAATATCCCAATCAGTTAGTAACTCGAACTCAGTTGGAAGAAGAGTTAGAGACTAACCTCAATACCAAACAATTTACTTCGACTGATACCGATTCTGATCAAGCGATCGTTCGCCAATTAAACAAAGGAGGATTTTCACTTGACGATGTATTATTAGATTGGGAGCGACGTTATATCAATGCGGCACTGAAGATGAGTCAGGGCAATTTAAGTCAAGCCGCGCGAATCTTAGGGATTAACCGCACCACGCTATACAGCAAAATGCAACGTTTGAGTAAGAGTGGTTCCAATTAG